The nucleotide window ATTTCAAACTCAGTGCTTTGtctgaaaacattttcattagcTCTTAATTTTGGGTTATGGAAAGATTTGGAATATATATCATAAAAGagcaaattatatttttcaacactcacactgctgctgctgctaagtcgcttcataaCTAGTATTAAAAAGGGCAAAATCTTCAAATGCTTGTTAAAACtttcttttgagaaaataatCATGTAAAATTGGATATTAAGATGACACAGAGCCAGAACTTTACCTCTCTTTACTAATTTATTCTAGTAACAAGGCCTTGGCAGTCTCACAATCTTtgcactttttaattaattttaccaAATAAAGAATAATTGGCATCCACCATTACTTATTAACAAGTTGGAAATTTGTGACTATTTTTCTTCTCATAAATGCATTCCTATCTGTGATCTTTAAAATACACTGACTCCAAACTTATTCTCATGAAAATAGTATAACACGAAACACCTTCATTTGAGATGATTGTTACAGAAAGGGAAAATACTCAGAAcccaaatctctctctttttatttataaatatttgcatcACTTAGTTTTGGATTAGTGTAACAAGAAAACACATTATGTCTTTGGGGATGACAACAACACTGACAAACAGTCCCTGTATGCTTGTCATCATGTTATTGCTAAATCACCCACAACATCATGACCTGATTTTAGTTACCAGGGAAAAGCCAAAACATggaatttaaatttcattctgATTACATACATACAGCCAGCACTTAAAAAACCTTTGAAAATGATCTATGTCcagtaattgaaaaaaaaaaaaaggaaaggaaaggaagaagtaaggaaggaaaggagaaaggagggaagaaaggcaggaaggaaggaaagaagggaaaaaagacatcTTTAAATGCCTTAATACAATTACACAATAGGCCTGACATTCTCTATGCTGGTATAATAACCAAGTGGCAAATAACATAGAAACAGTTATCCCTGTGAGATCCCTGTTGCATgctttaattaaaagtaaaaaatatacaacaaaatCAACCCTTGGGTAAATTGCTCTTTGGTTTAAATCGTCATTACCTCCTGGAATTTTGGTAAAatcactttgtttttaaattaagccAGCCCCTCCTTTACTAGATTACAAAGTCAAACAACAAAAACCAGACATAAATTTTTAGGATGAAAAGAgttttgtttgtgtgtatgtgtgtctgtaagTCCAACCCCTATACacaacctgtttaaaaaaaaaaaaaaaacagatgcttTAACATAGTGCTTTATTCCAACTTAATCTCATCCTTGAATGAACTTCCTTCAAGTTTCAaccatttaaggaaaaataaaaagagcagtCAATTTCCTCGTGGTTGTAATTTAATTAAGTAACCTTTCACACTGAGCAAAACCCAAAAGCAAAAGGGTCATTAATCTTTCTAGTGATTAGAGACACCTCTAGAGCTTCAAACATTTACCTCTCCTTCCCCGCAGTGGAAATGCTTTTAGGAGGATCATGGTTCATACCTCACATTCCCTGGAGCCAGAGATGGTATATGTGCAGGGCCCAGATCCATTAACCGATATATCCATGGTCTCAGAGTTTGTAGGCTTGTAGTCCACATAATACTCCTGTAAAGGGGAATTCATTTGTCTCTCAGACTCTCTGGTCTTTTTCCGCCGCCTCTTCATAAGAGAGTGTTGCTGAAGTTGTTTCATGCTGGCTGGGTAGCGTTTCCAAGACACATAGATTACCAAGAGGATCATAGCCACCGAAAGAAAGAGAGCCACGCTCCCTGCAATAATTTTGTGGAATGAAACATGCTCATACtcttgctctgtgccaggaatcTGAAACCCCGGGGAAGGGCTTGGTGTTTCAAGGGTGGACCAGCTAGGGTCAGATTTCAAGGTTGTAGGTTTAGGGATAATCAGAGGCTTCTGGGGAGTTTGGGGGACCAAGTGTGATTTTTCTGTGTTGACCACCTGGACTTCAGAGCAGATATTATATGTTTCCACTGCATCACTGACCTTTTCACCTTGGATGTGCTTAGGTCCTGCACATATCATGGTGCTTTCCTTAGTTCCTTTGAAATTCTTAAGCCAATAAAATAGGGGACAAATACTCCGACTGCATTCCCACATATTCCCAGACAAAGTGATGGATATTAATGATATCCATGCATTGACAGTTTCCTGTGAGATGTTGGTAAGCTTGTTGGAATCCAAATTCAATTTTTGCAAATTGGGCAAACATTTAAATGTGCCCGGCTCAATTCCTTGGATATCATTCCCTGATAAATCCAAGTTGTGTAAGGAACTCCAAGTCCATGTCAAGCCTTGGCTAATGGAGCGAATTCTGTTCCATTGTAAGTAAATTGAACGGAGGTTGAAGAGACGTGGAAAATGAGCAAAGTTGATCTTGGAAAACTGATTGTGCTCCAAGTGGAGCTCTTTTAACTTCAAAAGGCCAGCAAAAGCATTTCGCGACAAACTTCGAAGACGATTATAACCCAAATCCAGAAAGTCAAGATTTCGACAGTCTTGAAAAACTCTGATTGGTACAGTCTTTAATGAGTTAGATCTCAAGTGCAAAATGATGAGTTTCCGAAGGCCTTTAAATTGTTCAGATTGCAATGTCTGAAGCTTATTGTAAGAAAGGTCCAGACTGCGGAGATTGGGAACTGGGTGAAATGTTTTATTGTGCAGATAGGTAATTTTGTTGGAGCTTAGAATTAATTCTTTCAGTCTACGGATGCCTTGAAATGCATCTTCATCCACTGAGCTAATGTAATTATGGTCAAGATAAAGCCATATAAGCTGGTTAAGGCTGGCAAACTGATTGGATTTGAGTTTCTGAATGCTGTTGAACCTTAATGATAAGCCTTGTGACCCTCCAGAAATGTTCTCAGGAATATCTGCAAAAGCATGAGACTCACAGTACACAATTTTGCCATCACATCTGCAGTTCTTTGGGCAAGCTCTCTGAGCCCCCGTGAGCATAACAAGCAGCAGTGTAGGAAGTAGCACTAGCACCACACGCATGCTTCTCAGCTGCGTAATTAAATGGAAACctacaatattaaaaagaagacaaatgcaCATTGTAAAGCTATTAATGTAAATCACCACCAGCTTACCGATATCAGGGGCATCTCATCTAGTGTAGTAATGGAACAGTTGATTTAAGAACAATGTATTTGACACTTAAAGCCTTATTTTCTTCAGTATTACATGCTTACTATTTAGGTTTCATGCTTGCTTTCTTGATTTCCAAATTGCCACAGTGTCATAGAACTAAGAACAGCTTCCTGAGTTTCAGGAGTTCATATGCATATCAACACTGGAAAACATCCACCCTATCTTATCACATAATGACAACATTTAATAACATCTATGTTTGGCTAGTCACTCTGTTGGATACCAGTACCAAAAGGAAGAATATTAAGTCTTCTGGTAATGGGGAAAATGTGACTTACTAAGCCCTATGCTTGTACATCTTTCTTAGTTGAGCAAAGAGGCTGTGTTTTGGCAAAGGAGCTTCAGTAAACTGTCAAGGTAACCCAAGTTTGCCCAGCTTGAAATTGCATCCCTATTGCATAATGAGGTAACCACATAGGAGCTCTGATAAAACAGCACTGGGACCAGTATACACAATCAATGAAGCATGGTATGCAGACTAGTAACAGCGGGGAGTACTGTCAATGTATTAATAAGCATATAAGCTCTCAACATTCAGGAAGAGATTCGTACTAAGGTTCTACCCAGTGATCACCAGCTGAGAGTCCTAACTACTGATAGCACAGAACGCTCCAAAGTTATGCTTATTAgatttctattaaatatttgcacaaaatacaaaataatcttGTGAAgtattagttttttttcttatatatttaacATAGTTGCTTTTCCAAATTTGGGGGATAAACAGAGAAACAGCAGACTACTAACCTCTCCCATCCCAAACTGCTCAAATTTCTCACTGACTTTTTTTCTCCCCTACCTACATTAACTTCAGAAAATCTGCAAAGTTGCAATCTATTGGCACTGATGCTGCATTTCCAAGTCATAGCATGTTAAGGGACTTCTTTCCTCTGTCAACagtagatttattattttttagtggtgagaagagaaaaaaaagtacctTGTGCTGCAGTATTAATCTTaaatattcatgtttttaaaCAACAGGCAATCAGCCAAATTcttaatttaagaaaagaaactctCCTTTTACtcaaagaattaatttttttttttttaatctgaaaccCCATCCTTCTCTCTGTCCTCTTGCCAGCTACAGACTCATTGAAATACATTCCAGCTCTCCCAGACAGGAGaaaggggtggagggggggaaGCCAGTCACACTTGAAAAAATAAGACTGGCAAATGACTGCTGGATATTTGGAAGCTGTGTTGAGTATTCATCCTCAAAGATAAAACAAGCCCTTGTGCGACCTCTGATAAAGTAATGACCCCACCCCTACACACACGCAGTAAAGTGTTGACAATCTTCCTGACAGCAACCAGAAATACAAGCATGGTTAATATtatcaagaaatagaaa belongs to Cervus elaphus chromosome 11, mCerEla1.1, whole genome shotgun sequence and includes:
- the LRRTM4 gene encoding leucine-rich repeat transmembrane neuronal protein 4 isoform X1, which translates into the protein MGFHLITQLRSMRVVLVLLPTLLLVMLTGAQRACPKNCRCDGKIVYCESHAFADIPENISGGSQGLSLRFNSIQKLKSNQFASLNQLIWLYLDHNYISSVDEDAFQGIRRLKELILSSNKITYLHNKTFHPVPNLRSLDLSYNKLQTLQSEQFKGLRKLIILHLRSNSLKTVPIRVFQDCRNLDFLDLGYNRLRSLSRNAFAGLLKLKELHLEHNQFSKINFAHFPRLFNLRSIYLQWNRIRSISQGLTWTWSSLHNLDLSGNDIQGIEPGTFKCLPNLQKLNLDSNKLTNISQETVNAWISLISITLSGNMWECSRSICPLFYWLKNFKGTKESTMICAGPKHIQGEKVSDAVETYNICSEVQVVNTEKSHLVPQTPQKPLIIPKPTTLKSDPSWSTLETPSPSPGFQIPGTEQEYEHVSFHKIIAGSVALFLSVAMILLVIYVSWKRYPASMKQLQQHSLMKRRRKKTRESERQMNSPLQEYYVDYKPTNSETMDISVNGSGPCTYTISGSRECEILHHVKPLPYYSYDQPVIRYCQAHQPLHVNKGYEAVSPEQAESPSLELGHDHSFIATIARSAAPAIYLERITN
- the LRRTM4 gene encoding leucine-rich repeat transmembrane neuronal protein 4 isoform X2 → MGFHLITQLRSMRVVLVLLPTLLLVMLTGAQRACPKNCRCDGKIVYCESHAFADIPENISGGSQGLSLRFNSIQKLKSNQFASLNQLIWLYLDHNYISSVDEDAFQGIRRLKELILSSNKITYLHNKTFHPVPNLRSLDLSYNKLQTLQSEQFKGLRKLIILHLRSNSLKTVPIRVFQDCRNLDFLDLGYNRLRSLSRNAFAGLLKLKELHLEHNQFSKINFAHFPRLFNLRSIYLQWNRIRSISQGLTWTWSSLHNLDLSGNDIQGIEPGTFKCLPNLQKLNLDSNKLTNISQETVNAWISLISITLSGNMWECSRSICPLFYWLKNFKGTKESTMICAGPKHIQGEKVSDAVETYNICSEVQVVNTEKSHLVPQTPQKPLIIPKPTTLKSDPSWSTLETPSPSPGFQIPGTEQEYEHVSFHKIIAGSVALFLSVAMILLVIYVSWKRYPASMKQLQQHSLMKRRRKKTRESERQMNSPLQEYYVDYKPTNSETMDISVNGSGPCTYTISGSRECEFIISSGSHC